Genomic DNA from Nonomuraea rubra:
CGGCTGCCCGACCTGCGCAGGGAGGGGCTGCGCGCACTGGCCGTGCTGGGCGGGTTCGTCGCCCTGTGCGCGGCTGCCGTACGCGCGATCGCCCTCCTGCTGTGAGCGCTCCTGCTCTGAGCCCTCCTGCTGCGAGGAAGCGGGGCTGTACGGCCCGCCGCCGTCTCACGGCGGGCCGGCGCGGCCGATCACGTCGATCCGTCGCGTGAGGTTCAGCCCTGGCCGCCGTCGCGGCGGGAGAAGCGGTTGAAGATGCGCTCGCCCGCGTTGACCGCGCCCTCGGCCACGTCGCGCAGGACGCCGATGAACGGGTCCTGCGACTGCTGCCAGGACGCGCGGTAGGACTCCGCCGCGGCCTTGATCTCGTCGGTCACTCTGGCGTTGGGGTCGTCCTCCCGGCGGGGGTAGTCGCCGCCGAGGATGCGCTCGTACTCGCCGCTGCGCTGCCACCTGTCCAGCTCCGCCACGCGCACCACCGCGAACGGGTGGGTGGTGCCGAGGAGGTTGAGGACCTTGAGGAAGCCGTCGCGAAGGTCGCCCGCGGTGTCGTATTCCTGGTACTGCTCCAGGAACGCCTCGATGTTCATCTCGTGGGTGTAGTCGCCGCCGGCGAGCTTCATCAGCGCGCGCTTGGCCGCCTCGGGGTTCTGCCCGACGAGCAGGCCGCCGCGGTCGGAGGACAGCTCGGACTTGCGGTACCACTCCTCCAGGCCCGCGACGATCGCCCGCAGGCCGATGTAGCCGAGCGGGATCCAGGCGACGCGGGTGGCGAGGCGGGTGAGGATGTCGAGCATCGTCCGGTAGACCGCGTGCCCCGACAGGATGTGCGAGGTCTCGTGGCC
This window encodes:
- a CDS encoding M48 family metallopeptidase; the protein is MPGMTTTPDRNRVQLPGISSRAYEHPADRSALVALRKLSGFDTVLKQMSGLISERRLRLMYLASAVRVSETQFRSLYDMGRDAAYTLDLHRIPEIYVQQDPQVQAKAIGFDDPFIVVTTGLLNLMNEEEQRFVIGHETSHILSGHAVYRTMLDILTRLATRVAWIPLGYIGLRAIVAGLEEWYRKSELSSDRGGLLVGQNPEAAKRALMKLAGGDYTHEMNIEAFLEQYQEYDTAGDLRDGFLKVLNLLGTTHPFAVVRVAELDRWQRSGEYERILGGDYPRREDDPNARVTDEIKAAAESYRASWQQSQDPFIGVLRDVAEGAVNAGERIFNRFSRRDGGQG